The window GGCGGCGAGGTCATTCAGCGTGACGACGACAAAGAAAGCGTCATCCGCAACCGCCTCTCCGTATTCCACGGGCAGACATCCCCGCTCATAGATTACTATGGTAAAAAGGGACTGCTCATTACAGTTGACGCCACCGGCGGCAAAGACGCGGTCCTTAAGATACTTGAGCAGCGGAAAGGCTGAGGCTGTACTTTAATGATCACATTTAAGAGCGATCGCGACATAGCCAAGATGCGCAGGGCGGGTCAGATCGTTGCTGACATTCTCAAATTAATGCGGGAAATGGTCAAGCCGGGAATCGATACCCTGACCCTTGACGAGGCGGCTGAAAATCTGGTAAAAAAAGCAGGTGCGAAGCCCGCCTTCAAAGGGTATAAGGTACCTTGGGTATCGGTCCCCTTTCCAGGCACGATCTGCGCTTCGATAAACGATGAAGTCGTGCACGGAATCCCCTCCAAAAAGAGAATTCTTGAAGAGGGAGATATAATCAGTATCGACACCGGCGCCTCAATCGAGGGCTTCTTCGGAGACGCGGCCTGCACCTATGCGGTGGGGAAGATAAGTGAAGAGCGACAGCGGCTGCTCGACCTTACACTTGAGTCCCTGCACAAAGGCGCCGCCGCGGTCAAACCGGGAGCGACCCTCGGAGACATCGGGTTTGCGGTAGAAAACGTAGTGATCCCCGCCGGCTGCGGTCTTGTGAGAGACTACGCCGGACACGGCATCGGACACCGGCTGCACGAGGCGCCACAGGTTCCCAATTTTGGAAAGCCTGGAAGCGGTATAACCGTCAAACCGCGGATGACCTTTTGCGTAGAGCCGATGGTGATGACCGGGGCCGAAGAGGTAAAGACCCTCTCTGACGGATGGACCGTCGTAACGAAGGATGGAAGCGATGCCGCTCATTTTGAGTACAGCCTCCTCGTAACGGACGACGGCGTGGAGATACTTACGCCATGGGAGTAAACTCCTCCACATATAAAGAGGGGTTCCGCACCGGGGATGTCGTCATCGTGCGCCGCGGTAAATACGCGGGGAAACCATTCGCTGTGATGGGAGCATGTGACGGCAGGATACTGATAGCCAACGGGGCCGAATACACAGCGGCGAGGCCCAAGAAAAAGAATGTTATTCATCTGCAACAAACGCACTATAATCTCGAAGATGTGGCTGGGCGTGTCGCTGGCGGGAAACCTCTGGACAACGGCTGGTTGATGCAGAAAATTTCCAAGCTATTGGAAAACAGCGGCACATCTTGCGAACAGGAGGATGAAGCTGCCGAATGGCCAAAGAAGAAGTAATTGAAGTAAAGGGCAAGGTAGTGGAGCCGCTGCCAAATGCCATGTTCCGCGTTGAGCTGGAAAATGGC is drawn from Cloacibacillus porcorum and contains these coding sequences:
- the map gene encoding type I methionyl aminopeptidase is translated as MITFKSDRDIAKMRRAGQIVADILKLMREMVKPGIDTLTLDEAAENLVKKAGAKPAFKGYKVPWVSVPFPGTICASINDEVVHGIPSKKRILEEGDIISIDTGASIEGFFGDAACTYAVGKISEERQRLLDLTLESLHKGAAAVKPGATLGDIGFAVENVVIPAGCGLVRDYAGHGIGHRLHEAPQVPNFGKPGSGITVKPRMTFCVEPMVMTGAEEVKTLSDGWTVVTKDGSDAAHFEYSLLVTDDGVEILTPWE
- a CDS encoding KOW domain-containing RNA-binding protein, which codes for MGVNSSTYKEGFRTGDVVIVRRGKYAGKPFAVMGACDGRILIANGAEYTAARPKKKNVIHLQQTHYNLEDVAGRVAGGKPLDNGWLMQKISKLLENSGTSCEQEDEAAEWPKKK